DNA from Cyprinus carpio isolate SPL01 chromosome B3, ASM1834038v1, whole genome shotgun sequence:
TTACCTCTGCAGGGGCGAATAAAGTCAGTGTTTCTGAACAGAGTTATTGCGTCCACTTCTCACTGAATATAAGAAGTAACAATAACCACAAAGCTCATTTCTCGTTCTGTTCTTCACGTTTACTCTGAAACCACGTGTGTTTAAGTTATAAACTATGCAGTTAAGATTGTAATGGGGGGTTTAACATCATTACTTCGTTTACTTTCAGCTCTTAATTTGCGTCGAAATCAAATCTAGCGCGTGTCTAATGAAGACTAGTAAGTATCACTTCCTCTACTTTCTTGTTAAAGATTAACCTATTCACTTGTTGGACTTGTAAGGACAGATAATGTTGTTGTCCTCACGTCTTCCTGTGTTTCAGGGTTGGAAAACTATAAAAGGCACGCCTTGTAAGCAGCAACACTGGCACGTTTTTTTGCTATGTAAAAGCATTATTGAGCTCAACATCAGGATTACAGCATCAGGAAAAACTGGCCAAACTGGCAACAACTAAATGGTGCAACTGATTTACATTAACTACTTCtctaataatgttatttaattctaCCTGTGAGGCTTTTTACAAGCCAGTGTCCTTCTTCTACAACATTACTGGCAAGCCCATCAGCCCGAACTGGCGCACTCATGACTTTATTGTGGTTGGCCTCGGGCTCCCgatttgtgtctttattattctAGCAAATATGTTGGTCATAGTGGCCATAATCATCAACCGAAAGTTCCACTTTCCCATTTATTACTTACTTGGGAACATGGCGGCCGCGGACCTCTTTGCTGGAATATCGTATCTCTACCTTGTGTTCCACACGGGGCCGTGGACAATCGGTTTGACCATCAAAGAGTGGTTTATTCGTGGAGCTTTGATCAACATGAGCTTGACCGCGTCTGTGGTCAACCTGCTGGCAGTGGCAGTGGAGCGCCATCAGACCATCTTCACCATGCAGCTCCACAGCACCATGACCAGGAGGCGCGTGGTGATGCTGATAGTCACCATCTGGTTGGTGGCCGTCGTCATGGGTTTGGTGCCCACCATGGGCTGGAACTGTGTTTGTGACCTGTCCACCTGCTGCACGGTTGCGCCGCTGTATTCCCGCAGCTTCCTAGTGTCCTGGGCCATCCTCAACCTCATGGCCTTCTTCATCATGGTGGCCGTTTACACTCACATCTTCATCTACGTTCGCCGGCGGAGCCGAGTAATGTCGCCACACACGGATCAGCCCTCCAACAATCAGACTGTTATCAGCCTCATGAAGACCATGTCCATGATTCTGGGTAAGATGTAGACTTCAGATGTTTGTGTGTTGACTGaaagtttgattttttattattttttttttttgtttcggaaacttgtttgaaaatgaaaaattgtctTCAATTGTGTGGCGAAGTACTTTTAACTTGTttttgggaaaaaacaaaacaagtctgTCAGCCCCAAAACAAGTTTACCGAACCGGTTTGGCTCAGATTTGCTTGTTTTTCACCTGCTTATTTTGTACCTCGAGCTGGAATCAGTTATTTTAGTTGCCCTGAGATTGTAGgattcagaacattcattcattggATTAAAATGTGGTGGTGTGGAAAGAAATGCACTGATTGAACACTAATGCTATTGTgagtaaatatacataaaatacataagaaTTAAACCAGCAAGTGGAAAAATAGAAAAGCTCTAGAAGTGTATTAGGAGTAGCTTGAAATGAGAGCCCACATGACAGTTTACCTACATTGAAAGTATGTTGctaccaacaaaaaaacaaacaaacttgaaatGCCAAATCATAACGTTATCAGATCATTTGATCTTTCTATGACAATGAAAACTTCAGTTGAAGTTGTAAAACATCATGTGGTGATAGTTTATCTTCACTGTAatcaatattataaattatttgtatgcataaaatatttttataagtgtaaggaaaatatttaattacttggGTAAAGCtttacagtaattgtttatttgttaatataagaTAATGCATTAGGTATTATAAACTAACAGCATGTTTTTAAGCGTGGTTAATTCATTTGTCTACATATACTACCACTTGGGCTTGGTAAAATTCTCAATGTTTTAAagtcaccaagactgcatttatttgatcaaaaatacagtaaaaactaatattgtaaaatattattacaatttaaaataacttttctctattataaatgtaatttatttctgtgatgcaaagctgaattactccagccgtcagtgtcacatgatcttcagaaatcactctaatgtgatgatttgctgctcaagaaacatttcttgttatcaatgttaaaaagttATGCTTACAATTTGGTGGAAACcaagatacattttttcaggattctttgatgaatagaaagctcaaaaagaataatttatttgaaatagaaatcttttgtaacatttatacaagtctttactgtgacttgaatacattttttgaatattaaattgCAACTGGTGAAAATGCTACGAATATTTTAGccacagttttgtgtgtgtgtgtgtgtgtgttgtataatTTCATCATCACAGTGCGGTTCAACTCTTTCCAAGACGATGCATTTGTGTTGCATGCTGTGGTGGCTTGCACCTCGTGAActctctttttgtcttttctttttttcttctctacagGTGCCTTTGTGATCTGTTGGACACCGGGTCTGGTGATTCTGTTACTGGACGGTCTCAGCTGCAGTCAATGTCAGGTTCTTAAATATGAAAAGTACTGCCTGGTTCTGGCCGAGTGTAACTCTCTGGTGAACCCCATCATCTACTCGTTCCGGGACGAGGACATGAGGAACACCTACAAACGCATTCTCTGCTTCCCTTGGAGAAGAATGCGGCAGCATGAGGGGCCTTCTGGCATCCGCTTCAAGCCTGTGAAAGCAGGGGCACCCTCGGAGAAAAACAGCTGTAACTCCACCAGTTTAGAGCCCAGTTCACCACAAAGCCTATTGTTTTCATAGAAAAAGTTTTTCTCAGTGTAAATAAATGACTTTGTATTTGCTTACTGAAATGATCACAGCTTGTACAAAGAGTAAATAATACTTCATTTTTGATAGCTTGTTTTGGTAcatgtttttgtctctctttgACAATAGCTGTATTAGGAGTCCTTTGTGTCGGTTAGTTACGAGGCACTGGCAGTTCGGCTGCTCACAGGAAGCTTTTCTTTTCCCGGAGCACAagcattaatattcataaaacgGCCCTTTTTGGACCATTTTGTTTAGTTGGGAATGAGATCAGAAACAGAACCGACAACTTCTGTGCTCCATATTCTTATTCTAACAGATATTCTTTTTAAAGTGCCCATATTATGCTCGGTCAAAAATTTCAAAGTAGTTTTCTTTTGAGGTCTACTTGAATACATCTGCATGATTTCGAGTTCCAAAAACATTTTCCTCGTACTGTACATTGCTGCAGCAGCTCTTTTCTCCCTCTGTTCCTGTCTTCAAAGCCAAGCTTTCTGAAGCACcaagtctgctctgattggtcaactgCTTAAAGCGTGTCGGAAATGTAATTCCCCTTACTTTAATCGGGTTTCAGCTCCTGAGGCTTCATGAGCAGCTGTAAACAGTATTATATGTATGGTAACTACGCCCCGGCTGTAAAAAGTCCATTGTTGTGGTGAAAAACCAGCCTCTGCTctacatatgaaatcacttgcacAACTGTTCTTTGAGAGTGGGCTGAAGCAGCTAGTAGgtggacattatgcaaatgtgtaaaatgGTGACATAGCCACAGATGTAACGGTTTAACTACAAATGAAGCATTTCAGGCAAGTGTTTTCTGTTGGAGAGAAGAACTCGTTTTGATGGAGAGTTTGTACTTAGTAACTGCAACTCGTGTATACACTAAAAGagtggttctcaaccacgttcctgggaggaccaccaacactgcacattttgcatgtctcctttgtctgacacacccatttcaagtcgtTTTCTACTAATGAGCAGACCTGTTTGTGTTTTGATTAAGGAGACTAAAAGTCATTaaagcataaaacacaaaaaaataacataaaaaatcataTTCGCAAAAAGCAATCAAAAAGCATAATACAGGGTTTCAGAGCAGAAAAAGTCATTGTCGCATGCATTACAAAAAATTAACGTTACTTAGTATATTTGTTTTCAGTATAAATATCTAGACATCcttaaatcatgatacatttgagatgcaaatgtaaattattgAAAAATCGGAACAAAATTGAATTTATGCTTAAAGCACGAACAAGCATCTGTCGATGGGGTGCGACAGCTTATGAATTAAGTCGATTTTTAAGAGCTCATTGGTCGATATTTGTTACTGTTGTGATTATAAACTCACTTCTtgtcattttgtttctcaagtatCTTGTTTTAAGATATTTAGACAGTTGTACTAGAAAATGAAAGAACATCACTTTCGCAGTGTGGTCagaagttatttccatattctaatGGTTGGAAGCAGATATTCAagcaataagattattattattatttttttttcataaaattaatagAGTAAAAGCTTGgttgaaaattgtatttttaaactcAGAAGTATTTCTAATGCAACTAGACATTTACATTTGCGAACATATTGAcatactgttcctttaaatgtacCTTCGTAAGTCTTGCAGAACCCCTGATAATACTAAAACACTGAACAGAAAGAGGAGCTTTCCCATATACCGAAAGTAGAATAAGAGTGTTTTAAAACCAAGTCACATTCTAACAACAACCACAAAGGAAAACCTTGACATTGTGGTGGTAACTGATAGTGATCTTCGGTTTTAATGATCATGAATTGacttttcttcagaaatgttaGAAAGATAGAAAGCCCCACCTGAAACAAAGAATGGCCTTGATtcctgatgttttgttttgccGTGTTTCTGATTTTACTCTGCAGACTGTGGGCTGTGTTTCATTTCACCAAACCGAGCTGTTTCAAAGCACATAATCAATTTGAGATGAAGGAGAAAAGGTCTGATTTATTGTGATCCTTATGCTGCATAAATATTCAGGCAGGGCGAGACAATCGGCTAGTGCGCTGAAAAATGCTACACTCATTCATAACCACCATAACCAGATCATTTTACAGATCGTAACATGCAAATAGCCCcttaatgaacaacaacaacaagaaaaaaaaatactacaggcTCAAAAGCACACtagattattttattagtttttgtttttctaataagGAACACTACAATTttctcatatttctttttttttt
Protein-coding regions in this window:
- the lpar2a gene encoding lysophosphatidic acid receptor 2a; its protein translation is MLFNSTCEAFYKPVSFFYNITGKPISPNWRTHDFIVVGLGLPICVFIILANMLVIVAIIINRKFHFPIYYLLGNMAAADLFAGISYLYLVFHTGPWTIGLTIKEWFIRGALINMSLTASVVNLLAVAVERHQTIFTMQLHSTMTRRRVVMLIVTIWLVAVVMGLVPTMGWNCVCDLSTCCTVAPLYSRSFLVSWAILNLMAFFIMVAVYTHIFIYVRRRSRVMSPHTDQPSNNQTVISLMKTMSMILGAFVICWTPGLVILLLDGLSCSQCQVLKYEKYCLVLAECNSLVNPIIYSFRDEDMRNTYKRILCFPWRRMRQHEGPSGIRFKPVKAGAPSEKNSCNSTSLEPSSPQSLLFS